Proteins from a genomic interval of Clostridium scatologenes:
- a CDS encoding DUF1634 domain-containing protein, which yields MHKNEIEEMEIVISKFLKFGVLLSAFVIFIGFLMFLITGNSGYPGSTYPTGPISILKGALAFKSYAIILTGLMILIATPVFRVGVSIIVFAKEKDSLYVKITSFVFIILIISFILGKVE from the coding sequence ATGCATAAAAATGAAATTGAAGAAATGGAAATTGTTATAAGTAAATTTTTGAAATTTGGCGTCTTATTAAGTGCTTTTGTAATATTCATAGGGTTTTTAATGTTTTTGATAACTGGAAATAGCGGATATCCAGGAAGTACATATCCAACAGGACCTATATCAATTTTAAAAGGAGCTTTGGCATTTAAATCCTATGCAATAATATTAACTGGACTTATGATTTTAATTGCAACTCCTGTATTTCGTGTGGGGGTTTCAATTATTGTATTTGCAAAGGAAAAGGACTCTTTATATGTAAAAATCACTTCTTTTGTTTTCATAATATTAATTATAAGTTTTATACTTGGGAAAGTTGAGTAA